A genomic stretch from Marinimicrobium sp. C6131 includes:
- a CDS encoding IS5 family transposase has protein sequence MRGQSKTQAALFSYIDLESRIPTSHPIRKVRGIVDQALIELEPAFSEMYSAVGRPSIPPEQLIRALLLQIFFTIRSERQLMERLDYDLMFRWFVGLSMDDKVWNHSVFSKNRDRLLASEIDELFFDAIKRQASARQLMSKDHFSVDGTLLEACASVKSFKPKDDGGDDDSDGQNFHGQKRSNETHQSSTDPDSKLFRKGKGKESKLCHMGHILTENRNGLIVEAEVTEAGTSREWDAGTTMLAKQGTRPGRTVGADKGYDTLEFVEGSRGLGITPHVAAKSLRSCIDKRTTGTEGYKISQVKRKRIEECFGWMKDIGLMRKLRHVGRAKVSWVFRFTAAAYNLTRLKVLIV, from the coding sequence ATGCGGGGACAATCCAAAACTCAAGCGGCACTTTTCAGCTATATTGACCTGGAGAGTCGAATTCCTACGTCGCACCCCATCAGAAAGGTGCGCGGAATAGTCGATCAGGCGTTGATCGAGCTTGAACCTGCGTTTTCTGAGATGTATTCGGCTGTTGGCCGTCCGTCGATCCCCCCAGAGCAGTTGATTCGGGCACTACTTCTTCAGATATTCTTTACGATCCGGTCAGAGCGTCAACTGATGGAACGCCTGGACTACGATCTGATGTTCCGCTGGTTTGTTGGGTTGTCTATGGATGACAAGGTATGGAATCACTCGGTGTTCTCAAAGAACCGGGATCGCCTTCTTGCCAGTGAGATCGACGAGCTGTTCTTCGATGCCATCAAGAGGCAAGCGAGCGCCCGTCAGCTTATGTCGAAAGATCATTTCAGCGTGGATGGCACCTTGCTGGAGGCCTGCGCCTCGGTCAAATCTTTTAAGCCGAAAGATGACGGTGGTGACGACGACAGTGATGGTCAAAACTTTCATGGCCAGAAGCGGAGCAACGAGACCCATCAATCAAGCACAGATCCGGACTCAAAGCTGTTTCGCAAGGGCAAAGGGAAAGAGTCAAAGCTGTGTCACATGGGGCACATCCTGACGGAGAATCGAAACGGACTGATCGTAGAGGCTGAAGTCACTGAAGCCGGCACAAGCCGAGAGTGGGATGCGGGTACCACGATGTTGGCAAAACAGGGAACACGTCCCGGAAGAACCGTAGGTGCCGATAAAGGCTACGACACCCTGGAATTTGTTGAGGGTAGTCGTGGCTTGGGCATTACCCCACACGTAGCTGCCAAGTCCTTGCGTAGCTGCATTGATAAACGAACGACGGGCACCGAGGGCTATAAAATCAGCCAAGTCAAACGCAAGCGAATTGAAGAGTGCTTCGGCTGGATGAAAGATATAGGGCTGATGAGAAAACTTCGTCATGTTGGGCGAGCCAAGGTCTCTTGGGTCTTCCGCTTTACGGCGGCTGCCTATAATTTGACCCGATTGAAGGTGTTGATTGTCTGA